In the genome of Hevea brasiliensis isolate MT/VB/25A 57/8 chromosome 14, ASM3005281v1, whole genome shotgun sequence, the window TATCAGCCACGTGACATACTTTAGAAAATACCTCTCTCCtctctaatatatatataaatatatatatatatatatatatatatatatatatatatatatttctgaaTAACTTTAATAATATCGTGtttctttatattaatttaatatatttatgataaataagtttaaaatatttttattaaagttaaaattaattaataattttttatatttttttgagATGTAAATAATTAAGTAACAGATCAAAGTTCTCTACCAGAAGAAAATTATGGTCGCACTTTTAATTGATAGCTAAAACCCATACATACCTTTCATCTTGTCCATTATATTACTTCCCTATTTTTCTCCTCCTTCCACTAGAACATCGTTTCTGacaaagttaattaattaaattaaccaCCGTGAATTAGGTTAATAACAATTTAAACAAGCCTTTCAGATATTATTATGGTGAGGCTGGTGCTATCCAGCTTGTAGCCCACTACAATGAATTAAAGTTTATATAAATGTTGAGTAACtagtaatataataaaatatagcactaattaaactaattttACCCTGTCCTTGCATCTTTTTCTTAAAAAACATATggtcttaaatttaaattttttaattaatcaatatgATATAATATTGAGGATTCGAGTCCTATTAGTTATTTTTCTTGATAAATTAtatgtaaattttattataaccTCTTAAAGAAATTTGTGGTATGTTTGACCCTGACGAGTATTTACTCacctaaatttttttaaaaaaaaaattatcttttattatataatttatattagatTATGAAAGTATTTGTCTTAGTTTATAAACTAATCAAACTAGTGTGTAAGCTCCAAATATAAGCTAATTTAtctgtttataataatttttaaatttaaaaattgagattTTAAGCTAAAAAGAATATATTGGGAACACAACTTTTCATTTTAATACTTAGAAgccttatttttataaattaattgacTAAATATTTTActgtattatttatatttaaaattttataataaatatcatttaatattttttaattatctcaatagtaaatatgattttataagttaatttttactTAATATATTAattgattattaattatttataaatattttaattaaatatgtaattatttaaaattttaaatattagtacttataaaatgattttcaTGATAACTTTTTGGTCTCCTTCAGcttttgtataaaaaaaaaaggaaaataaacaatAATGCTTTACTTTCTATAAATTTCTTGGATCTCCATCCAATCCAGCAAAATCCAAATTTGAGACTTATGCAACAAAGCCAACATTTGTGGAAGAATTGTTTtccattaaaaagaaaaataattagataATGTTAAGTGCTTTGAAAACCATATCTTATCGAGTGTCGTTATCTCTTTCTCCTGTAAACGACATCGAATTTTATGTACCAGTAACTCCAAGCCTGGAAAGTTGcattaatacataaaaaaaaaaaaagggaaaaaggtcAAATGATAAATGAGGAATGTGAATTGTTGCTATCATGTCGTGCATGTATAGAACTCCCTATGGCAATAGAGTCAATGCCTTTAACTTTAAGAGAGAACTTTAGAATTTAATTTGAATCGACAGATCatcagggaaaaaaaaaatttctttctaAAAGAATTAATACAAAATAAATCACACgtcaaaattaaaacaaaaaaaaaaattagaggacTCATTCTTGGAAAGCACGTCCATAAAGTGTATATCAAGATAAATTTGGAATTTGCTCATGGATCCCAGCTAGTATTAAGCAAGaacctaatatatatatatatatatatatatatatatataacagggATGAACGCAGGATATTACAGATtaaggaatcaaaatttaaatagttatataattattataattaataaaaatttataaattatgtttttattaaataataattaatataaattttcttcttataaattatatattttattaattttaaataacaataataataataaaatccttAACAAAGAAGGTTTATGCCACATCTAGTTTAGCAGATTTACTCCATATATTCAACATATCACTTAAAAGGTTGAATGAAAAAATTTGTTATAAAAACATtagaatataaaataaaatataagaaaatcagaggctttattttttttttcccaatcATTTTCCATtgtctttttttattttctttctatatCCATATTTTTACAGTATTCTAACTAGATATTCGCATTTTGTGATATATAATCATTATTATTTTGTTCACTTCTGAAACTTTTTTagcataataatatttaaattctataaattgattatcattattatttttgaTGTTATTATGAATATTATTATTTTCGAATcgagttaaaatatatttaatttcttttaaaaaaaaatgtgagGGGGCCATGGTCTTCTTATGTCCTCAATTCTAAAATAAAAGTAATCACAGTCtatctaataaaataaaatacatatacatggtgattgttttgatttaaacaaTGTAacaatagaaattttttttttaaattgacttACTTtgaaatttaaactcaaatttccatTATTTTAACTATATTAAAATTTGCTAAATAGAAAACTTACCTTTCATATGTATAAGAGTGGGCATGTAAACATATATAAATCTAAATGAGTTAATATTTTTAAGGATGGttattttttaatcaataatCTCTAAATCTGTATTTTTTTaatagatttttatttatttttgttctaTTCTTATTAATAGATATGAGTTTTGTCCCATCTTTTAAGAGGATTTGGTGTCTTATTTTCTGTGAAAATTTAGTATTTCCTCCTTTACGAGGGTTTGTTAACAAACtttttttttacctttttttATGATGGAGTTATTTATTAGGCATTAAAAAATACATATTTTCTATTCATGAAGATATCAAAGTTTGATGGTTCTATATCAGCCTCATAAAAAAGCAATGGAGTTAAACAATGGTGAATTGTCACTGAGCATGCTTCCCGTCGAATAGCCAAATTAAATACTCTATCAAAATGATTAGGTCCTTCAAATtaagataattattattatattttgtataagtgatatattttaaattttcttaagtAAAATTATAGaagtatgaaattttatatttcataATTGTGTTCTGTCTCTATTTAATGAAATTTCtatctttattaaaaaaaatgaggAGAATAGGAAAATATTGTCCAATTTAACTTCTAAGAATACGACTTATTTGAAGGTCTAATATTTTTACATCCTTAACCTTAAGTTCCTATCTGATCTTGTATTTTATGCTGGATGGAAAAAAGCAATTTTGCTGATAAATCCAAATATCAaggtttttttattattatttttatttacattaGGTCCCTAGACTATTTTGAGATCCATTTTTCTACATTCAGAATGATTATTCAATGCATGTATATGGTATTATTCAAGGATTTCATAAGATGAGAGAGCTGCCTCTTAATTTTTCTGATGTTTTCAATAATAGTTTCATGTTCGAACTAATGGATCGATGGCAATTGCAAATCAGAAGAGGAAGGAGGATCATTATTGCACTTGCTGTGTCTCAACACGCTGGTCATTCTTGCAATTGTCATTTGTGTGAGAAGAAATTACCTGCAACTCCAACCTTTCTACTTCATGAGAGGTTTCCAATGGAACAAGTTGAGCGATCGTCTTCGTTTCTATGTTTTTGCCCCACAGCACTGCATACAAGCCACTTACTATCAATgctgctcctagtatgctgcaaTTTTCAATATTAAGTCATCAACAATTCAATGTTTAGATGCATGctgaaaattaacaaaaaatatatatatatgtatatataccttCCAAGATATAGATTTTCATTGATGAGTAGGATCCCGCAAATGCAGTAAATATAAGTAATAAAGGATTAAAAACCGACACAAATAGAGGACCCCTCAACTGTACGCACCATATCGTAAGAGCATTCATCGTGCCAGCAGCAAGTATCCCCTACAATTTTAACTTAAAGCATTATTGAagttgtcaaaaaaaaaaaaaaaaggtattgtTAAAGATATATACCGTATATGCTGCTGTGAACAACCTTATATTCCAACCTAGTTTCCATGCACTCCAATCTTTCTCCATGAAAAGGGCATAAACAGTAGATTGGATTGATGCCATCAATGCCATTAATGCAGAGCTTGAATAGGGTAATGGATACCTTCTACTCATTTGAGCCTAAGACCAAATATAATTAGCATAAAAGCTCATTATCATAGAGGTGAGATCAATTAATAATTAGCATAAAAAGGCATTAAAATAAACTTCAAAGGCTTTGTAGGATGACCTGAATGATTAACCACAAGGCAAATGAAGAGCAACTGGCCAGAGCTAATGCACAACCTAAGGCTCGACTAGCAGGAGATAATGATGAAGCTATCTGGCTTCCTTGGGGCTGATAATGCTTCATAAGATCAATGTGTGTTCTGAAGATATTGATTTCTGATCCCCTGTAAAAAGTGAGAAGCATGGCTCCGCCAATCCCAATCGTTGTCCCCATCACTTTTGCCTTCCCTGCCATAGTTCTTAGTCCCACTTTCTCCAAGCTGAAATATATATCAGAAAACTGAAAGTGTTAAGTGCCCACTATTTAAAGAACAAAAGGAATGAGTATTAATCACTACCCAAATAAGATGGATAAGATGAAGGTAACTGCTGGTAGAAGATTAGCCATAGCAGAAGCAAATGTTGCAGATGTTAAGACTAAACTTTCTGCATACAAATTTTGAGATAACGATGCCCTGCAATTAAATATAATACATCTGTTTAGTTAAGCATATGCAAGATATTAAGAGTTTCatatgcaatatttatgtatcatCCATAACAACACATTAAAAGCCAATCCTTAAAACATTAttgattgattgaatattgaatttgaatttaacttaatttttttcAAGATAATAAATGGATTTCCAATCTCCCAAAATTTCGCACTTTGATGTATTTTttaaccccaaatttttgggataaagacttaATTGAGTTGATGTATTTTTTAAGTATCAATCTAATTCaactatataataaatataaaagttaGGCCTAgtatataaattagaaagaataaCCTAATTATCTtgcatttaaataaaatattcataatcAGGATTAGTTCAATTGATTAAGAtaaagtttcattattttatcgatttgtaaaacaatttaaattattttcgGCTTAAAAAATTAAGGAATTTAACCTCAATAACCATAAC includes:
- the LOC110664988 gene encoding LOW QUALITY PROTEIN: WAT1-related protein At1g68170 (The sequence of the model RefSeq protein was modified relative to this genomic sequence to represent the inferred CDS: inserted 1 base in 1 codon); the encoded protein is MELLGKIRKLVYGSKEVLIMVVVQLVYAGSNITYKLAASDGMSVRIIVGYRYIFATIFMIPLALFFERKNRPQLTWIVTFQSFLCGLFGASLSQNLYAESLVLTSATFASAMANLLPAVTFILSILFGLEKVGLRTMAGKAKVMGTTIGIGGAMLLTFYRGSEINIFRTHIDLMKHYQPQGSQIASSLSPASRALGCALALASCSSFALWLIIQAQMSRRYPLPYSSSALMALMASIQSTVYALFMEKDWSAWKLGWNIRLFTAAYTGILAAGTMNALTIWCVQLRGPLFVSVFNPLLLIFTAFAGXLLINENLYLGSILGAALIVSGLYAVLWGKNIETKTIAQLVPLETSHEVERLELQVISSHTNDNCKNDQRVETQQVQ